AGGCAGGAACAACCCGGCTGTTTCCCTCTGGACATCGGATTCCGATAGTGGTATGGTGGGCGCAGTTCTTTGACATCCGCCTTCGCGAGACCGCTACGGCGGACAGGTCCGCCTTACTAAGTGCAAGGCGGCGAGAAAGGGTGGCAGGGGTAATCGCGGTTGCAAACCGCTCCTACGGGGAGCCAATACATGTTTTTGCGAAACGAACCCCCCAGTTAAGAGGTTGCGGCACAATCTGATGCGGTTTTGGGATGTTTCAGGCGGTCAGGCGCGTGAGGGCTTCGAGGTATTTCTCGGTGGTCTTGCGGACTACGTCGTCGGGGAGGACGGGGCCGGGGGCGGTCTTGTCCCAATCCAGCGTTTCGAGGTAGTCGCGGACGAATTGTTTGTCGAAGCTGGGCTGCGGTTTGCCGGGGGCATACGCGTCGGCGGGCCAGAAGCGCGAACTGTCCGGCGTAAGAGCTTCATCGATGAGGAGCAACTTGTCGCCATCGAGACCGAATTCAAATTTTGTGTCGGCGATGATGATGCCGCGTTGGGCGGCGTAATCGCGGGCGAAGCTGTAGAGGGCCAGGGAAATGTCGCGGACCTTTTCGGCAAGCGGCTGGCCGATGATGCTGGCACAACGCTCGAAGTCGATGTTCTCGTCGTGGCCTGTTTCGGCTTTTGTGGCGGGCGTGAAGATCGGCTGGGGAAGCTGGCTCGATTCGACGAGGCCTTCCGGCAGGCGATGGCCGCCGACCATGCGAGTTTGATTGTACTCCTTCAAGCCGGATCCAGCGAGGTAGCCGCGGACGACACACTCGACGGCCAGGGGTTGGCACTTTCGCACCAGCATCGAGCGACCACGCAGCGATTCGAGATTGCCAACACGCGCGTTGAGTTTTGCGTAATCGTTGGTGATGAAATGGTTCTCGACGATGTGTTTGGTCTTGCCGAACCAGAACTCGCTCAGGGCGGTCAGGACGCGGCCCTTTTCGGGAATCGGATTGGGCAGGATCACGTCGAAGGCACTGATGCGATCTGTGGCGACAAACAACAGCGCGTCGCCGAGATCGAAGACCTCGCGCACCTTGCCGCTTTTGAGTTTCTTGACGCCGGCGATATCGATTTGTGAGATTGTGTTCATCATGACGCTCGCCTAAGATGCAGCCATTGTATGAATCCGAGCCGGAAGTTTAAGGAAAATGTTTTGGTCGTCGGATTTTTTTCGCTCAGTGTCGCCATCGTGGTGATCCTGGTCGTCGGCGCCTGGAAGGCGCGGACATCGTCGCGCCCGTCAACTCCAACGACGGAGCAGGTCAACCACTAACCGCACGCCGAATCCCGTCGCGCCCTTCGTCAGGTACGGCAAATCCTCGGTGGTCCACGCTGTCCCTGCGATATCGAGGTGCGCCCAGGGGACGTCGCCGACGTACCTCGCGAGAAATGCGGCGGCGGTGATCGCCCCGCCATAACGCCCGCCGGTGTTCTTGATGTCGGCCACGTCGCTCTTGATCTTGTCCTTGTATTCCTGCCAGAGCGGCAACGGCCAGACGCGGTCGCCCGTGCGCCCGGCTGACGCGCGAATCTTCCCTTGCAGCGCCTCGTCGTTCCCCATCAACCCGGCGGCGATGCTGCCGAGGGCGACGACGCAGGCGCCGGTGAGCGTGGCGAAATCGATGATGGTCTTTGCGCCACTCTGACGGGCGTAGACCAGCGCGTCGCCGAGCACGATGCGGCCTTCCGCGTCCGTGTTGAGGACTTCGATGGTCACGCCACGCTTGTCCGTGCCGCGATAGCTGGTCACGATGTCGCCCGGCCGGTAACTCGTCGAACTGGGCATATTCTCCGCGGAAGAAATGACGCCGATGATATGGAGTGGCAGTTTCAACTGGGCGACGGCCTTGAGGATCGCGAGAACGGCCACGCCGCCGCACTTGTCGAACTTCATTTCGTCCATCTTGTCCGACGGTTTGATCGAGATGCCGCCGGAGTCGAAGGTGATCGCCTTGCCGACCAGGGCGATGGCGGCCGGTTTGGTTCCACCACCATTGTATTCCAAAACGATCAAGTGCGGTTCATTCGTGCTGCCACCGCCGACCGCGAGCAGCCCGCCGAAACCGCCTTTCTCCAGTTCCTTCTTGGCGAGAACGGTACAGGCCAGGCCCGATTCCTTGGCGAGGGTGCGGGCGTAGTCGGCGAGCACACGCGGCGTCACCACATTGCCGGGCAGGTTCCCGATTTCGCGGGCATAGTTCGTGGCCTCCGCAATAATCCGGGCTTCGGTGACGATACGCTTCGCCACTTTCAGATCAGCTCGCGTCGGGATGCAAATCGTAAGCGAGTTCAAGTTGGTCGGCGCGTCGTCATCCTCTTTGAACTGGCGGAACTTGTACGTCGCGAGGATCGTCGCTTCGACGATGGCGGTCAGGGTATCATCGCCGAAGTCATCTCCCACTTGCACGGCGGCGCGTTCAATGCCGGAGTCGCGGAGTTTTCTGGCCGCAAGTCCCATGGCCCGACGCATGGTTTCGAGGGTGAAGTTGTCGCGAGGACCGAGGCCGACCAGCAGGATCCGCTGCGGGGCAAGTTTGCCTGCGGTGTGCAGGAAAAAAAGCTGTCGCTCGGCGCCACGGAATTCCTTGGGACCGACCCGGCGGAGGAGATTGCGGAAGGCCGCCGGTCCCTCAAGGTGTTGCTTCTCGAACGCGAAGAGAACGACAGCGGGTTGTTTTTGAGAGAGCGCCGAGGAGGTCGTAAGGGAAAAATTCATGTTCGCGGCGGATTATAGCAGTGAGCGTGAGGGCGTCAACGATGACGCATTCACAATCCGGTCGACCCTGTCTGGCCAAGTTTTAGCCCAATGCGGGTATTTCGCAGCTTTCGCAAAGGATTGGACAGGAACAGGTAGGGAACCCGCTGCTTGGTCTTTTCCGTGGCAAGTTTCGTGCTTTCTGAAGGTTACAGAGGCGCGGGACATCGGTTACCAGGCGACCGAAAGAGATCGCAACAGCAGACATGAACGACAACATACCGACGGACGTAATCGCGTTCGTAAACGAGGCCTTTCCAGCCGATGGCCTAAGGGCGGCGCTCGTTCTGGCGATTCTCAGCGCGTGGGCGGTCATCGGCCTATTTGCCTACATCAACCTGCACGCCCGCAAATCCTATCTCCGTTTTTGGGCTGTGGCTTGGTTGTATTATTCCCTCTACCTCGCGGCGGCGCTCGGGTTGGGAGAATGGTCGGATTCGTCCTTGGTTGTGGTCTTGCAGTGCGCCAGCATTG
This portion of the Verrucomicrobiia bacterium genome encodes:
- a CDS encoding phosphoribosylaminoimidazolesuccinocarboxamide synthase, giving the protein MMNTISQIDIAGVKKLKSGKVREVFDLGDALLFVATDRISAFDVILPNPIPEKGRVLTALSEFWFGKTKHIVENHFITNDYAKLNARVGNLESLRGRSMLVRKCQPLAVECVVRGYLAGSGLKEYNQTRMVGGHRLPEGLVESSQLPQPIFTPATKAETGHDENIDFERCASIIGQPLAEKVRDISLALYSFARDYAAQRGIIIADTKFEFGLDGDKLLLIDEALTPDSSRFWPADAYAPGKPQPSFDKQFVRDYLETLDWDKTAPGPVLPDDVVRKTTEKYLEALTRLTA
- a CDS encoding leucyl aminopeptidase: MNFSLTTSSALSQKQPAVVLFAFEKQHLEGPAAFRNLLRRVGPKEFRGAERQLFFLHTAGKLAPQRILLVGLGPRDNFTLETMRRAMGLAARKLRDSGIERAAVQVGDDFGDDTLTAIVEATILATYKFRQFKEDDDAPTNLNSLTICIPTRADLKVAKRIVTEARIIAEATNYAREIGNLPGNVVTPRVLADYARTLAKESGLACTVLAKKELEKGGFGGLLAVGGGSTNEPHLIVLEYNGGGTKPAAIALVGKAITFDSGGISIKPSDKMDEMKFDKCGGVAVLAILKAVAQLKLPLHIIGVISSAENMPSSTSYRPGDIVTSYRGTDKRGVTIEVLNTDAEGRIVLGDALVYARQSGAKTIIDFATLTGACVVALGSIAAGLMGNDEALQGKIRASAGRTGDRVWPLPLWQEYKDKIKSDVADIKNTGGRYGGAITAAAFLARYVGDVPWAHLDIAGTAWTTEDLPYLTKGATGFGVRLVVDLLRRWS